In one window of Temnothorax longispinosus isolate EJ_2023e chromosome 11, Tlon_JGU_v1, whole genome shotgun sequence DNA:
- the LOC139822388 gene encoding cytochrome P450 6k1-like isoform X2 — translation MVLFEAIEAFIIALTITYVYYKYRFNFWKKRNVFNPTPSFPMGNMSAIMTGRKQAGVYAHDVYLKYKDHRIFGLYLLFKPILVIADPNIIQIILAKKFESFHDRGLYINEKINPLFDNLVFINGKKWKTLRKKLMPTFKAENLKQMFDIVKECGEELTNYLETKAQMRDSVEMKDMFARYTTDVIMSTVFGIKSNCIEESNNEYRKQSKNILRIKISRIILNMSMPGIMDLFSIPLIDRSVNTFFTNLFRKSVKNRRGHKEIIRYDFMNILIQLMDNGYEVESDNDEKTDVTSTVNKLTMEEATSQSFIFFLAGFETSAATSMFAIYELAENQDIQDKVRQEIDEILEKHGGLTYEAVNEMTYLEKVINETLRKYPPIPMLNRICTKDIDLPIVNIRIPKGIPIVIPVLGLHRDPSIYPDPERFDPERFAEDEKAKRHRFTFLPFGGGRRKCIGEPFGNIQTKIELVSLLSKYRFKPHSQIAVPFIFNEKFFGLAVKGGVYLVIEPR, via the exons ATGGTACTTTTTGAAGCAATCGAGGCTTTTATCATTGCCCTGACAAttacatacgtatattataaataccgTTTTAATTTctggaaaaagagaaatgtatttaACCCTACACCTTCGTTTCCAATGGGAAACATGTCAGCCATCATGACAGGAAGAAAGCAAGCAG GTGTATATGCTCATGAtgtctatttaaaatataaagatcaTCGTATTTTTGGACTGTATCTGCTTTTTAAACCAATCTTGGTGATCGCCGATCCGaacattattcaaataatattggcaaaaaagtttgaaagttTCCACGACCGTGGCCtgtacattaatgaaaaaataaatccaTTGTTCGACAATTTGGTTTTTATAAATGGAAAGAAATGGAAAACTTTacgcaaaaaattaatgcCCACTTTTAAAGCGGAAAATTTAAAGCAAATGTTCGATATTGTGAAGGAATGTGGGGAAGAACTTACAAACTATCTGGAGACCAAAGCACAGATGAGAGATTCCGTCGAAATGAAAGATATGTTTGCAAG ATACACCACTGATGTAATCATGTCAACGGTATTtggtataaaatcaaattgcattgaagaatcaaataatgaatatcgaaaacaaagcaaaaatattttacggataaaaatttcaagaattatcCTGAATATGTCTATGCCTGGAATTAtggatttattttcaattccCCTCATAGACCGATCAGTCAACACCTTTTTCACGAACCTATTtcgaaaaagtgtaaaaaatagaagagggcataaagaaataataagatacgattttatgaatattctcATTCAATTGATGGACAATGGCTACGAGGTTGAGTCTGACAATGATGAGAAGACCGACGtaacat CAACCGTAAATAAACTTACTATGGAAGAAGCTACTAGCCaaagttttatctttttcctagCTGGCTTCGAAACCTCCGCGGCGACGTCAATGTTCGCTATATATGAATTAGCGGAAAATCAAGATATTCAAGACAAAGTTCGTCAGGAAATTGACGAAATATTGGAAAAGCATGGTGGTCTGACCTATGAGGCCGTAAACGAAATGACATATCttgaaaaagtaataaatg AAACTCTTAGAAAATATCCACCTATCCCAATGTTGAACCGAATCTGCACTAAAGATATAGACTTGCCAATAGTGAACATTCGCATCCCCAAAGGGATTCCTATCGTTATACCGGTGCTTGGGCTGCATCGAGATCCCTCGATATACCCAGATCCGGAAAGATTTGATCCGGAACGATTCGCAGAAGATGAGAAAGCGAAAAGGCATCGTTTTACCTTTTTGCCATTTGGAGGAGGCAGACGAAAGTGCATTG gtGAACCATTTGGCAATATACAAACCAAAATCGAACTCGTAAGTCTTCTTTCAAAATATAGGTTTAAACCGCATTCCCAGATTGCGGTACCTTTCATTTTCAACGAAAAATTTTTCGGCCTTGCAGTGAAGGGTGGTGTATACCTCGTTATCGAGccacgataa
- the LOC139821808 gene encoding uncharacterized protein, which produces MENWLYETFMLQKISEHYETKQPLPAEAIESIKRMRSHLAGYKLCKELYLSHLDLELHSSGMCWVPMMKRLWPKIASRKKGRSCLQL; this is translated from the exons ATGGAGAACTG GTTGTACGAAACATTCAtgttgcaaaaaatttccGAACATTACGAAACAAAGCAGCCATTACCTGCGGAAGCTATCGAGAGCATTAAAAGAATGAGGTCGCACTTGGCCGGTTATAAACTTTGCAAAGAACTTTACTTGTCACATTTAGATCTGGAGCTGCATTCCAG TGGAATGTGTTGGGTGCCTATGATGAAACGCTTGTGGCCAAAAATTGCCTCTCGAAAAAAGGGACGTTCATGTTTGCAACTTTGA
- the LOC139821437 gene encoding uncharacterized protein, which produces MSNVHPFCVFCSKKSGKLNLFDADKLKKCIAILKIRKHADLAFSNVVLPEKPNSFQVYHSQCHNRFTALPPKQRGYDPKKQASSSSSTDAVEGEHAAGNEGVIEGVDGGRGEAAVEGEGEVDAENEKAERENVDAGDDVAGGEDATDPDDVAVVDNVDVSGIVQEASHNPICLFCDKNRKKRQGREQQLHLLEKEKALSTIQQIAMDLNDIQFVQKLHNLALEDKLIFYHTICRKKYENTAVSKKSKEKPRTEWHTARDVHSQAYEEVCKFVSENIIAKNQSFFLSYLNTIFIDYLEGHKANTDAYTTKPYHLENRLLATFSKKITIVSHNNKKLVKPYKGVVVEQQFHRIEKKEVLLHAALILRQEIQNVKQNKLPDQLNSADLIKGECDIPENLIDFYLNLLSGPNHRRKRGDSRNRLAKSFSEDIIYAVSNGRIKPSKHICLGMSLKSLTNSKKIVNIINRYGHCCSYTSLEGIETETTFTSSMRPDVCPEGIIRSRNLCTGVAFNNFDRFVDATKISGKDTLHDTVGIIFQNIDNSIEHDNEDNSAEISTAGPSKKSNKRRRTFDAITHELEPYTKTPKLHERLQPADVSSDLTTPSSEWLQKINFAFMLSHYLEVPKTPMWVGFNSLIYKDTAPTQKLCYLTTINASPTSKSVVVETMKQSQQVARECGEKYMQVTYDLAIAKIYIDSFIKLSNAPDDELQSTFDNTEEYVCRMYGFKKINKVNEARVTTFLKTYNIVRNDDIFRLLKNNIDGSALPPCKIELHQHLLRTTYIANIWAHAHLQVPTALHPTDFGWEEKEGKYLFKWFEGEQLPSSLGDITIDDDQNSRTDGEDISQIDINCSDNESDNEFDDDESEEGEI; this is translated from the exons ATGTCTAACGTACATCCGTTTTGCGTATTTTGCTCCAAAAAAAGcggaaaattaaatctttttgatGCGGACAAGTTAAAGAAGTGTATAgccatattaaaaattcggaaACACGCTGATTTGGCTTTCTCGAACGTTGTGTTGCCGGAAAAGCCGAACAGTTTTCAAGTTTATCACAGTCAGTGCCACAACCGTTTTACAGCATTACCGCCCAAACAGAGAGGATATGATCCGAAAAAGCAGGCATCCTCATCTTCAAGTACAGA TGCTGTGGAAGGCGAGCATGCCGCTGGAAACGAGGGTGTTATTGAAGGCGTGGATGGCGGTAGAGGTGAGGCTGCAGTTGAAGGAGAAGGTGAGGTTGATGCTGAAAACGAGAAAGCTGAACGCGAAAATGTCGACGCAGGCGACGATGTTGCTGGGGGCGAGGATGCCACTGATCCAGACGATGTGGCTGTAGTTGACAATGTTGACGTATCTGGCATTGTTCAAGAGGCATCACATAATcctatttgtttattttgtgataaaaataggaaaaaacgTCAAGGCCGGGAGCAACAATTACATCTATTAGAGAAGGAAAAAGCATTATCAACTATACAGCAAATTGCAATGGACTTGAACGATATACAGTTTGTTCAAAAATTGCATAACTTGGCGTTAGaagacaaattaatattttatcatacgaTATGccgaaaaaaatacgaaaatacaGCGGTATCGAAGAAAAGTAAAGAGAAGCCAAGGACAGAGTGGCATACAGCTCGTGATGTTCATTCTCAAGCATATGAAGAAGTATGTAAATTTGTGTCAGAAAATATCATCGCCAAAAATCAGTCGTTTTTCCTGTCGTATCTGAacacaatatttatagattatttggAAGGACACAAGGCAAACACAGATGCATATACGACGAAGCCGTATCATCTAGAAAATCGTCTTCTAGctacattttcaaaaaaaataaccatcgtgtcgcacaataataaaaaacttgtGAAACCTTACAAAGGCGTTGTCGTAGAACAACAATTTCATCGCATCGAAAAAAAGGAAGTTTTATTGCATGCAGCATTAATTTTAAGACAGGAAATACAGAATGTCAAACAAAACAAATTGCCAGATCAGCTCAACTCTGCAGATTTAATCAAAGGAGAGTGTGACATTCCAGAGaacttaattgatttttatttaaatttacttagTGGGCCAAATCATCGTCGTAAGCGCGGCGACAGTAGAAATAGATTAGCAAAATCTTTTTCCGAGGATATCATATATGCAGTGTCGAATGGACGAATAAAACCTTCGAAACATATATGCCTTGGTATGAGTCTAAAAAGTTTAACAAATAGCAAGAAGATTGTTAACATTATCAACCGATATGGCCACTGCTGTAGCTACACAAGTCTGGAGGGTATCGAGACTGAAACCACGTTTACTTCTAGCATGCGTCCTGATGTTTGTCCTGAAGGCATCATTCGTTCAAGAAATCTATGCACTGGTGtcgcatttaataatttcgatCGATTCGTCGATGCGACAAAGATATCCGGTAAGGACACACTGCACGACACCGTGGgtatcatttttcaaaatattgataattctATTGAGCATGATAATGAGGACAACAGCGCTGAAATAAGTACAGCAGGCCCTTccaaaaaatctaataaacgAAGGCGGACTTTCGACGCAATTACTCACGAGTTAGAACCGTACACTAAGACACCAAAACTTCACGAACGTTTACAGCCTGCAGATGTTTCATCAGATTTAACAACCCCGAGTTCAGAAtggttacaaaaaattaatttcgcgtTCATGCTTTCCCACTACCTTGAAGTACCCAAAACACCGATGTGGGTTGGTTTTAATAGCTTGATCTACAAGGACACAGCTCCAACGCAAAAGCTTTGCTACTTAACCACAATTAACGCCTCACCGACGAGCAAATCAGTTGTTGTGGAAACTATGAAGCAGAGTCAACAGGTTGCTAGGGAATGCGGCGAAAAGTATATGCAAGTTACTTACGATCTCGCTAtcgctaaaatatatatcgatagtTTTATCAAACTAAGCAACGCACCTGACGACGAGTTGCAGAGTACGTTTGATAATACAGAAGAATATGTTTGTCGTATGTATGGattcaaaaaaatcaacaaagTCAACGAAGCACGAGTTACAACATTTTTGAAGACATACAATATTGTACGAAACGATGACATATTCCGTTTACTGAAGAATAATATCGACGGATCAGCTCTGCCTCCCTGCAAAATTGAGCTGCACCAACATTTGCTGCGGACAACATATATAGCAAATATTTGGGCACACGCTCATCTTCAGGTTCCAACGGCATTACATCCGACTGATTTTGGCTgggaagagaaggagggaaaatatcttttcaaaTGGTTCGAGGGTGAGCAGCTACCCTCTTCCCTTGGAGATATAACTATCGATGATGACCAAAACAGTAGAACag ATGGTGAAGATATTTCACAGATCGACATCAATTGCAGCGATAACGAAAGCGATAATGAGTTCGATGACGATGAATCCGAAGAAGgcgaaatctaa
- the LOC139821807 gene encoding retinol-binding protein pinta-like: MANTSDHDDSVECYALREKLTSADKLFAATYLNKTDEARANALAEIKRWIKEKNDLHARNDTGLSSVDEASRSSTFTNIAMASTCNDDAVPHVPQELTEDDKKYAAASLNETDETRENAVAEIKRWIENELRIRIDDFLILRFLRVCKFNLEKTKIRIRNYYKQRSNLPEWYLNKDPFRPELQELLDLGICLPLRKPDSQGRLIFIMRITLHDPRRHQVPDIFKICMIAIEVAMKYYPAASMYGCILLIDVTSPTIQQIFQARPYVLMNIVHMWQSCYPMRYHKIKLFNAPAFLDVTVRILKSFMTEKIKNRFHVCSHTLECFEDIPAEILPVEYGGTGDTMQKLIEYWKKLIEENCDWLRHDDENDKIE; encoded by the exons ATGGCAAATACAAGTGACCACGACGACAGTGTAGAATGTTACGCTTTGCGTGAAAAACTGACCAGCGCGGATAAGTTATTTGCAGCGACATATTTGAACAAGACTGACGAGGCTAGAGCGAACGCCCTCGCGGAAATTAAACGCTGGATCAAGGAGAAGAACGACTTACATGCACGTAACG ATACGGGTCTTTCTTCGGTGGACGAGGCTTCGCGTTCATCAACTTTTACCAACATCGCGATGGCGAGCACTTGCAACGATGACGCTGTGCCTCATGTTCCACAAGAGCTGACTgaagatgataaaaaatatgcagcAGCAAGCTTGAACGAGACCGACGAAACGAGAGAGAACGCTGTCGCGGAGATCAAACGCTGGATCGAGAACGAACTGCGCATACGAATCG ATGACTTTCTCATTCTGCGATTTTTGAGAGTGTGTAAGTTTAATCTTGAGAAAACTAAGATCAGGatacgaaattattataagcaaCGATCCAATTTACCAGAATGGTACTTGAATAAAGATCCGTTTCGACCAGAACTGCAGGAACTGCTTGATTTGGG AATATGTTTGCCCCTGCGGAAGCCAGATAGTCAAGGAAggttgatatttattatgcgCATCACTTTGCATGATCCGAGAAGACACCAAGTGCCGGATATATTTAAG ATTTGTATGATAGCGATAGAAGTAGCAATGAAATATTATCCCGCAGCATCAATGTACGGttgcatattattaatagacGTGACCAGTCCAACCAtacaacaaatttttcaagcCCGACCTTATGTATTAATGAATATAGTCCACATGTGGCAAAGCTGCTACCCTATGAGATACCACAAAATTAAACTATTCAATGCCCCGGCATTTTTGGATGTTACTGTGAGGATTCTCAAATCTTTTATGAccgaaaagataaaaaacagATTTCACGTTTGTTCACATACGCTTGAGTGTTTCGAGGATATCCCCGCTGAGATTTTGCCCGTCGAATATGGCGGCACTGGTGATACAATGCAGAAATTAATag aATATTGGAAGAAACTGATTGAAGAGAATTGCGACTGGCTTAGGCACGATGATGAGaatgataaaattgaatga
- the LOC139822388 gene encoding cytochrome P450 6k1-like isoform X3 yields the protein MGNMSAIMTGRKQAGVYAHDVYLKYKDHRIFGLYLLFKPILVIADPNIIQIILAKKFESFHDRGLYINEKINPLFDNLVFINGKKWKTLRKKLMPTFKAENLKQMFDIVKECGEELTNYLETKAQMRDSVEMKDMFARYTTDVIMSTVFGIKSNCIEESNNEYRKQSKNILRIKISRIILNMSMPGIMDLFSIPLIDRSVNTFFTNLFRKSVKNRRGHKEIIRYDFMNILIQLMDNGYEVESDNDEKTDVTSTVNKLTMEEATSQSFIFFLAGFETSAATSMFAIYELAENQDIQDKVRQEIDEILEKHGGLTYEAVNEMTYLEKVINETLRKYPPIPMLNRICTKDIDLPIVNIRIPKGIPIVIPVLGLHRDPSIYPDPERFDPERFAEDEKAKRHRFTFLPFGGGRRKCIGEPFGNIQTKIELVSLLSKYRFKPHSQIAVPFIFNEKFFGLAVKGGVYLVIEPR from the exons ATGGGAAACATGTCAGCCATCATGACAGGAAGAAAGCAAGCAG GTGTATATGCTCATGAtgtctatttaaaatataaagatcaTCGTATTTTTGGACTGTATCTGCTTTTTAAACCAATCTTGGTGATCGCCGATCCGaacattattcaaataatattggcaaaaaagtttgaaagttTCCACGACCGTGGCCtgtacattaatgaaaaaataaatccaTTGTTCGACAATTTGGTTTTTATAAATGGAAAGAAATGGAAAACTTTacgcaaaaaattaatgcCCACTTTTAAAGCGGAAAATTTAAAGCAAATGTTCGATATTGTGAAGGAATGTGGGGAAGAACTTACAAACTATCTGGAGACCAAAGCACAGATGAGAGATTCCGTCGAAATGAAAGATATGTTTGCAAG ATACACCACTGATGTAATCATGTCAACGGTATTtggtataaaatcaaattgcattgaagaatcaaataatgaatatcgaaaacaaagcaaaaatattttacggataaaaatttcaagaattatcCTGAATATGTCTATGCCTGGAATTAtggatttattttcaattccCCTCATAGACCGATCAGTCAACACCTTTTTCACGAACCTATTtcgaaaaagtgtaaaaaatagaagagggcataaagaaataataagatacgattttatgaatattctcATTCAATTGATGGACAATGGCTACGAGGTTGAGTCTGACAATGATGAGAAGACCGACGtaacat CAACCGTAAATAAACTTACTATGGAAGAAGCTACTAGCCaaagttttatctttttcctagCTGGCTTCGAAACCTCCGCGGCGACGTCAATGTTCGCTATATATGAATTAGCGGAAAATCAAGATATTCAAGACAAAGTTCGTCAGGAAATTGACGAAATATTGGAAAAGCATGGTGGTCTGACCTATGAGGCCGTAAACGAAATGACATATCttgaaaaagtaataaatg AAACTCTTAGAAAATATCCACCTATCCCAATGTTGAACCGAATCTGCACTAAAGATATAGACTTGCCAATAGTGAACATTCGCATCCCCAAAGGGATTCCTATCGTTATACCGGTGCTTGGGCTGCATCGAGATCCCTCGATATACCCAGATCCGGAAAGATTTGATCCGGAACGATTCGCAGAAGATGAGAAAGCGAAAAGGCATCGTTTTACCTTTTTGCCATTTGGAGGAGGCAGACGAAAGTGCATTG gtGAACCATTTGGCAATATACAAACCAAAATCGAACTCGTAAGTCTTCTTTCAAAATATAGGTTTAAACCGCATTCCCAGATTGCGGTACCTTTCATTTTCAACGAAAAATTTTTCGGCCTTGCAGTGAAGGGTGGTGTATACCTCGTTATCGAGccacgataa
- the LOC139822388 gene encoding probable cytochrome P450 6a20 isoform X1 — protein MVWKHRAGRKRREHILQHQNRQNRFPIITSVLITSLCKFFKKPNWEIFLKDHHYQNISTMVLFEAIEAFIIALTITYVYYKYRFNFWKKRNVFNPTPSFPMGNMSAIMTGRKQAGVYAHDVYLKYKDHRIFGLYLLFKPILVIADPNIIQIILAKKFESFHDRGLYINEKINPLFDNLVFINGKKWKTLRKKLMPTFKAENLKQMFDIVKECGEELTNYLETKAQMRDSVEMKDMFARYTTDVIMSTVFGIKSNCIEESNNEYRKQSKNILRIKISRIILNMSMPGIMDLFSIPLIDRSVNTFFTNLFRKSVKNRRGHKEIIRYDFMNILIQLMDNGYEVESDNDEKTDVTSTVNKLTMEEATSQSFIFFLAGFETSAATSMFAIYELAENQDIQDKVRQEIDEILEKHGGLTYEAVNEMTYLEKVINETLRKYPPIPMLNRICTKDIDLPIVNIRIPKGIPIVIPVLGLHRDPSIYPDPERFDPERFAEDEKAKRHRFTFLPFGGGRRKCIGEPFGNIQTKIELVSLLSKYRFKPHSQIAVPFIFNEKFFGLAVKGGVYLVIEPR, from the exons ATGGTATGGAAACATAGAGCAGGCAGAAAGCGGAGAGAACACATTCTGCAACATCAAAATCGACAGAATCGTTTTCCGATAATAACATCCGTGCTAATAACATCGctttgcaaatttttcaaaaaaccaAACTGGGAAATATTCTTAAAGGATCACCACTACcagaatat ATCCACTATGGTACTTTTTGAAGCAATCGAGGCTTTTATCATTGCCCTGACAAttacatacgtatattataaataccgTTTTAATTTctggaaaaagagaaatgtatttaACCCTACACCTTCGTTTCCAATGGGAAACATGTCAGCCATCATGACAGGAAGAAAGCAAGCAG GTGTATATGCTCATGAtgtctatttaaaatataaagatcaTCGTATTTTTGGACTGTATCTGCTTTTTAAACCAATCTTGGTGATCGCCGATCCGaacattattcaaataatattggcaaaaaagtttgaaagttTCCACGACCGTGGCCtgtacattaatgaaaaaataaatccaTTGTTCGACAATTTGGTTTTTATAAATGGAAAGAAATGGAAAACTTTacgcaaaaaattaatgcCCACTTTTAAAGCGGAAAATTTAAAGCAAATGTTCGATATTGTGAAGGAATGTGGGGAAGAACTTACAAACTATCTGGAGACCAAAGCACAGATGAGAGATTCCGTCGAAATGAAAGATATGTTTGCAAG ATACACCACTGATGTAATCATGTCAACGGTATTtggtataaaatcaaattgcattgaagaatcaaataatgaatatcgaaaacaaagcaaaaatattttacggataaaaatttcaagaattatcCTGAATATGTCTATGCCTGGAATTAtggatttattttcaattccCCTCATAGACCGATCAGTCAACACCTTTTTCACGAACCTATTtcgaaaaagtgtaaaaaatagaagagggcataaagaaataataagatacgattttatgaatattctcATTCAATTGATGGACAATGGCTACGAGGTTGAGTCTGACAATGATGAGAAGACCGACGtaacat CAACCGTAAATAAACTTACTATGGAAGAAGCTACTAGCCaaagttttatctttttcctagCTGGCTTCGAAACCTCCGCGGCGACGTCAATGTTCGCTATATATGAATTAGCGGAAAATCAAGATATTCAAGACAAAGTTCGTCAGGAAATTGACGAAATATTGGAAAAGCATGGTGGTCTGACCTATGAGGCCGTAAACGAAATGACATATCttgaaaaagtaataaatg AAACTCTTAGAAAATATCCACCTATCCCAATGTTGAACCGAATCTGCACTAAAGATATAGACTTGCCAATAGTGAACATTCGCATCCCCAAAGGGATTCCTATCGTTATACCGGTGCTTGGGCTGCATCGAGATCCCTCGATATACCCAGATCCGGAAAGATTTGATCCGGAACGATTCGCAGAAGATGAGAAAGCGAAAAGGCATCGTTTTACCTTTTTGCCATTTGGAGGAGGCAGACGAAAGTGCATTG gtGAACCATTTGGCAATATACAAACCAAAATCGAACTCGTAAGTCTTCTTTCAAAATATAGGTTTAAACCGCATTCCCAGATTGCGGTACCTTTCATTTTCAACGAAAAATTTTTCGGCCTTGCAGTGAAGGGTGGTGTATACCTCGTTATCGAGccacgataa